The genomic DNA AGTCATTCACTAAATACTACTAACATTAATGAATTGAACAATAAGAACAACCCCATAGAAAAGGTAAAAGTattatttcacaaatttaattaattccattcacAAAATCCAATCATCCATCACAGTCTACATCATTACAGCAATCTTCAAAATCCATTGAAAGTAAACCTCGACCCCTCAGTGTTCTTCCCAACATAGTTGCCTCGAAATCTAGAAACCCTTAAATATTGCCTTAAGTCCACGTTTCAACGAGTTACAAGAGCTCTTTGAAACATCGACAAGATATAACCCGAGGGTGATGCTCAGACACGTGGCAAACACCTCAGGGATCAATCTTGTTGGGATCAGTTCCTCCTCTTCAGGCTACTTCTGCCCACAGAGGAGAAACTCCCATCGGATGGGAACGAGTCCCCATCGCTAGCAAagtgctgctgctgctgttgcttCATAGCCGTTTGATTCAACTCAGCCGCCAGCTCGGACACGCTCCACACCTTCACAGACTTGTCAAGACTCCCACTGTAGACGACCCACCGTTGATCCCCATTAACGGACGCTTCCCGATCCTCCTCGACCGCCAGGCACTTGACGGGACCGTTATGGCCCGCCAAGACGGAGAGGCACGTGTGGATCACGCCGTCTCTCCTCCACACGCATATGGTCTTGTCCGCTGAGCCCGTGAGCACGAGACTCCCTGCGGCCGCGAGACACAGAACCGCCATCTTGTGGCCCCTGAGCACCCCGCCGTGAGATAACATCCCGTCCCCACGTTCCCAGAAGTTGACCAGCCCATCAGAGGATCCACAGTAAACCACTGCACCGGACGAGTTCACGGCCAGCGCCGTGACGGCGCACTCCTGCTCCAGAAGCGTCTGCGCGAGAGAGTGCCGCGTGACCTTCCCGCTCACCTCTCTCCGCCACGCCTTGACGGTGCCGTCGGCCGAGCCAGTGAAGACGAGGCCGTCTGAGCCGGCCACCACGGAGTTGACGGCGTCGTCGTGGACGTTGATAGACTCGATGCACTTGGAGTCGGAGAGCCTCCACACCTTCAAGGTCCTGTCCCAAGACGCCGAGTACAAGAGGGCTTTGTCTCGGCTCAAGCTCAGGCACGACACCGCGTCGGAGTGTTTTATCCAGAGAGCGGTACGACGTCGTCGCACTTCGACGTAGTTGCTCGGTTTGATGGAGCTCTTGAAGATGTCCATCAAGGTAGGTAATGTCCCTGCGCGTTTGTGCACGCTCGGGTTCTTGGGGGAGACCTTCCACACGCGTATCTTGCCGTCTTGGTGGCCGGTGAAGATCTTCTCGCCGGAGATTATGATTGCCTTGACCAAGCCACTGTTTGATTTGAAGCCAGTGAACTCCTTGAGGTTCTTCCAGACCCGAATGTTCTTACTGTCGGAGCCAGTGTATAGGAGATCAGCGGACGCGGCCAAGGAGTAGATATGGCCCTCTTCGCGTACGAGGGAGCCGATGAGACCGTTCTTGGGGAGCTGCTCCTCGAATTGAGTCCACGGGGATTTGGTGAACGGGGAAACCTGGTTCCACGGAGACATTGTCATCGGAGAGCCCTCGCCGCTCATCCTGCTGGGGTCGAATGAGGCGCTGCTGTTACGCATGGGGAAATCTTCATCGTTGCTAGTCGCCGAAATGTTAGGATCAGAGTGCGCTAAGTTGCCGTATTTCGGCCGCGCTATGCCACTTGTGTCAGCAAACATTGTGCCTCGCATTAATTACAAATCCTCTCGCATCAAACAAAAGGGTGTTAATTAGCTACACCACCATTATTAAAACCAAATTGATGAAGATTTCGCTCGAATGATTGGAATGGTTGGGAGGAAAGTTAGGGGACGAGAAGCTCAGAATATGAAAGAGCCAAAGGCGGGAGAGGAGAGACcggatatatataattatatataaatagcGTGGCAACGAACGGTAGAGAGGATAGGCCCCGTGGGACTGTGACACATGTTAGAACGACACGCAATCCTTGCGTGCGAGAGAGAGATTTTTGGCCCCAGACAAGCCGGGTCCCACGGTAAGAATAGCATGTTCGTTAGTGTTCAGTTGTGGGACATTGGCTGTTACAATTGTAAGGTTGTTGGTTTGCATGCTGTTTTGGAATGACCCTTTTGGATGGTTTTCATTTAGGGAttctggtttttctttttctttttacaaaataataataataataataacaacaaaataaccaaaaacaaaacaaaattttctttcaaaccaaCTTGGAAGACATGTGTTAATTAAAAATAGATGTGACTTTAGtttaataaactgaattgaaaaaaaattcttcagcttaatttggaaaaaaactgTACAAAAGAaccgtgtttttttttttaattattcaatcTATTGAACTGACACGTGCCTTTAGAGTCATGTGTATTTTACAAAGTTTTATGTGAGGAATTTCTTAGTAAAAATTTGTTTAACAAAAAgcgacaaaaaaataaaacaattatgtGCTTTATTCTGGCTATTCATAGGGTGAGCTAGCTTTGCCTTGTGTTAAAGAGGAAGAGCATGACCTGTTGGCTAAACTTAAGGAACAAGTTTCTTCCATATATGGCCATTCTAGCATGGAGCAACCTTTTTTGTCCAACAGTGGGTTGAATTCTATGAACAAATTACGTTGTAGACTTGTAGGTGCGTATGGTGTGAATAAAGACATATATGTGCTATTGACTATTCCACAAAATAattcatttctttcattttagaaaaacattaagccttaactatatataattaaagtAATAAAAACTGGATCTGAAATGGAGAGAACGTCAATTTCATgatcaaaattatattttacgaacatgttattataattttttaaatgacataacaTTATATACACcgttaaatgcaacaaaataaaatcttaacgATGAAATAGTTGGAGAAACACGAAAACTTGTTTATGATCAAAATTAAGCCTACAACTATTTTAACCCTAGAGACAATAACTAGTCcttcaataatattattattatgcacCTAATTGCTTATATATAAATGAGTAATTAACCAAATGAAAATCTATAAACCatatctaatatatattaagataaGAGGGTGCGGTGCACTCAATAGTCTTGCATGAATGAAATTCTAGATATTTTAATTtgacttcattttttttttttttggtcattggCACATGATCATATACAACCTACTTGACGCTGATATTACCAGTTCTTCCACCATAATCTGATAAGtaagaaaaatttgaagtttaatGGAATATGCTCCTTCATATATAGTCCAACCATAGAATAGTCTACATTTAAACGGATAGCCAGATGATTTTGGGCGGTAAATCTGACGGTCCGAGATCAATGAGCAATTTGTGTAGATCCGATTCTTTGAATATAATGGGCTCTTGCAAAAGAACAAACACTAATGACTTTGGATCACACTCCCAAGCTTGTTGAATTCCAACGGCACCAAATATgatttgcatatatatgaaaataggGACCTCTAATTAATGTCGCAACCCATTTGCCTGAGTTCTTGGGTGATGAGCCTCATCACCTTATCCACCTACGTTTCCCAACGTATAGGTTAAAAGAGCATATCATTTTGTCTCATAGGATAGTTTATATATTACTTATTACGTTATTAAAATGTTAACTGTCACATGATAGTTTATCACTAATATAACAACAATTATAGTAAGTGTAGCACTcgatcacttttttttttttttacatgtccatacaaaggaagggagaattcgaactagtgacctccacttcattaagcaTGGTCCACAGTCGATTAAGCTACCCCTCGAAGACCACTCGATCACTTtctaaagcaaaagaaaagatttcTTTTGCTTTAGAAAGTCTAGGAAACAAAGATCACTTTCTAAAGCAAAAGAAATCTTTTGTTTCCAAGACAAAAGATTTGGAAGATAGTGGAGATATTTTCATGCTTGTGGATTCCTAAACAAAGCTTCAAGTTCAAGCTCACTATCTAAAAGTTGGTCCTTACTCTTGATCGATCTTCATAAGCATGGAAACTCTTATTGGGACATCAAAATCTTTTCATTGgttttgaattgaaattaacaaatattaaaattgaaaatccaGATGAGAGACATTTGTACAATAtaaaaaatcatgtatttttCCTTCACTCCTATcatgtttctttctcttcttctttttttctcaatttctttccCACTCTTGTTTTTCTTCCCCCCTTTTCCCTTCAAGAATCTCTTGTGTAGCCAAAGGTGGTGCAAATCTTCgccaaaaatatccaaaaatcGTCGTCGTTCATAAAACCGCCAACGAAACGGTGCCAGGTGTAAGAACAAGTCCCAAGACATGCTGCTCAGCCGCCACTTACCAGGTCCGATGATTGAGTTTTTTGTCTGGTACTTAGGACCATTCAGCAGTCGGTGTTTCACTGACACGTGCCCCGCACTGCATTAAAGTCTGTCTGCATGACGCTGCCAAGTCATgataatttcaataattatcaAAGTGCCAAAATTCTAAAATGCATATATAGATCTTTTTcttgatttaatatatattttaggtCAGCAAATCTTTGTAGAATTGTAgctaaataattttatatattttcagcATTGAGGCCACTGGTTAGCTAAATAATTTCATCAATTCATAGGTTTTCTCATAAGGAAACTCATTTGATAACATTTTGAGaggtttttttgttaaaaaaaaaactcaagaaaaGAGTGCCGGAGCTAGTCTAGCTCCATGGGTGGTGCCCAACACCAACCGCCATATAGATCTGCGACAGGCCACCCAAAATGGTTATGACATCCACCATCGTGGGGTTGTCAAACATATATACAGTGGTCGATGCCACCATTGGCGGACATCCACCACACCAATAACcaattatcactttttgaaATGTAACAAGCAACAttttcacttgaaaaaaaaaaataagtttgtgtttagttatttttaaaagagttttggggtttgttttaaaaaaaatgtactagTGGTGGGGGCACATCTTGAAATTCATCTCCATAATTgatatttgagaagaattttctgCATTTGATAAGCTAAAAACAATGGgtgtgattttattttgttttattttcatttgggTACATGACATAAGCATCTACATTGTTCATCACTGAATGACTGAAGCCAGACTACATTATAAGCAAATTACGTGTAGCTATTGTACTACTTTCAAATCTGCTTGTAATACCAACACGATAATTGTCGTGATTATATAATTGTGTGCATCTGTTCTAAGTGCGCGCGCATGCATATATGGATGCACGTTTTGTTGAATCAGGTAACTAaaaatgcttaattaatttcattaaaatcagcTTGGGACACTTGGCTTGTTGGCCTTGCATGGTTGCATCATATCTGGGATACCCAGATCTGGAAAACTATCCATTTTTGTTATAATCTTCAATAATTGAGTCATTATTGTTGTagtaaaaagaagagagaaaaaggggcctttctttttctcggcaaccaagcagaggatttgaaaaaatgtcCAGCATTATATTTCCATGAAATGGACGTACGTATGTACTAAGAACTTACGATTGAATTCCCTTTCATTAGGCCACAGCctaaaagaaagaggaaaaaacagaaacaaaagtAATTTT from Corylus avellana chromosome ca6, CavTom2PMs-1.0 includes the following:
- the LOC132184535 gene encoding protein JINGUBANG, whose protein sequence is MRGTMFADTSGIARPKYGNLAHSDPNISATSNDEDFPMRNSSASFDPSRMSGEGSPMTMSPWNQVSPFTKSPWTQFEEQLPKNGLIGSLVREEGHIYSLAASADLLYTGSDSKNIRVWKNLKEFTGFKSNSGLVKAIIISGEKIFTGHQDGKIRVWKVSPKNPSVHKRAGTLPTLMDIFKSSIKPSNYVEVRRRRTALWIKHSDAVSCLSLSRDKALLYSASWDRTLKVWRLSDSKCIESINVHDDAVNSVVAGSDGLVFTGSADGTVKAWRREVSGKVTRHSLAQTLLEQECAVTALAVNSSGAVVYCGSSDGLVNFWERGDGMLSHGGVLRGHKMAVLCLAAAGSLVLTGSADKTICVWRRDGVIHTCLSVLAGHNGPVKCLAVEEDREASVNGDQRWVVYSGSLDKSVKVWSVSELAAELNQTAMKQQQQQHFASDGDSFPSDGSFSSVGRSSLKRRN